The following coding sequences are from one Ammospiza caudacuta isolate bAmmCau1 chromosome 10, bAmmCau1.pri, whole genome shotgun sequence window:
- the CCNB2 gene encoding G2/mitotic-specific cyclin-B2 isoform X2 encodes MALQVTRRAPIRRGTENAVPDLRSKAKTQVTGKRSALEEIGNKFATRGTHVSKKTECLKASPKPVKASSKVTNGTVLPKAPAAVNEANKETDVPKEEDLCQAFSDVLLNNIEDIDAEDSENPQLCSDYVKDIYLYLRELELQQSVRPRYLDGRTINGRMRAILVDWLVQVHSRFRLLQETLYMCVAIMDRFLQNHPVPRKKLQLVGVTAMLVASKYEEILCPDVADFVYITDNSYTSSEIREMEMIILKELNFDLGRPLPIHFLRRASKAGEADAKQHTLAKYLMELTLVDYDMVHHRPSEIAAAALCLSQRVLGHTKWGTKQQYYTGYAEDGLVMTMKHMAKNVVKVNEKLTKYTAIKNKYASSKLLTISTIPQLNSEIIKDLAASLL; translated from the exons ATGGCGCTGCAGGTGACACGCCGTGCCCCT ATCCGTAGAGGGACGGAGAATGCTGTGCCTGACCTTAGAAGTAAAGCAAAAACTCAAGTGACTGGCAAAAGGTCTGCTTTGGAGGAAATAGGAAATAAGTTTGCAACAAGAGGAACACACGTATCTAAG AAAACAGAATGCCTCAAAGCATCTCCAAAGCCTGTGAAAGCATCTAGCAAAGTGACAAATGGAACTGTACTGCCTAAAGCTCCAGCTGCTGTAAATGAAGCAAACAAAGAAACTGATGTTCCAAAG GAGGAGGATTTGTGCCAGGCCTTCTCTGATGTGCTGCTCAACAACATCGAAGACATCGATGCAGAGGACTCGGAGAACCCCCAGCTGTGTAGTGACTACGTGAAAGACATCTACCTGTACCTGAGGGAGCTCGAG ctgcagcagtcTGTCCGTCCGCGCTACCTGGACGGGAGGACGATCAACGGGCGCATGCGCGCCATCCTGGTGGACTGGCTCGTGCAGGTGCACTCGAGGTTCCGCCTCCTGCAGGAGACCCTCTACATGTGTGTGGCCATCATGGATCGCTTCCTGCAG AATCATCCAGTACCTCGCAAGAAGCTTCAGCTGGTGGGCGTAACAGCGATGCTTGTAGCTTCAAAATATGAAGAGATCTTGTGTCCTGATGTAGCAGACTTTGTTTATATTACTGACAATTCCTACACCAGTAGTGAAATTAGAGAAATGGAAATGATTATTCTTAAAGAATTAAACTTTGACCTGGGGCGACCTCTTCCAATTCACTTCTTAAGAAGAGCATCAAAAGCTGGGGAG GCCGATGCCAAGCAACACACTCTGGCAAAGTACCTGATGGAGCTGACCCTGGTAGACTATGACATGGTGCACCACCGGCCCTCAGAgattgcagctgctgccctgtgcctgtcTCAGAGGGTTCTGGGACATACCAAATGG GGTACAAAGCAGCAGTACTACACTGGCTATGCAGAAGACGGCCTTGTGATGACCATGAAACATATGGCCAAGAATGTAGTCAAAGTGAATGAGAAGTTAACAAAATACACG GCTATCAAGAACAAGTATGCAAGCAGCAAACTGCTGACCATCAGCACCATCCCTCAGCTGAACAGTGAGATCATCAAGGATCTGGCGGCATCGCTGCTGTGa
- the CCNB2 gene encoding G2/mitotic-specific cyclin-B2 isoform X1, with protein MALQVTRRAPIRRGTENAVPDLRSKAKTQVTGKRSALEEIGNKFATRGTHVSKKTECLKASPKPVKASSKVTNGTVLPKAPAAVNEANKETDVPKAMSSVPMDVSMQEEDLCQAFSDVLLNNIEDIDAEDSENPQLCSDYVKDIYLYLRELELQQSVRPRYLDGRTINGRMRAILVDWLVQVHSRFRLLQETLYMCVAIMDRFLQNHPVPRKKLQLVGVTAMLVASKYEEILCPDVADFVYITDNSYTSSEIREMEMIILKELNFDLGRPLPIHFLRRASKAGEADAKQHTLAKYLMELTLVDYDMVHHRPSEIAAAALCLSQRVLGHTKWGTKQQYYTGYAEDGLVMTMKHMAKNVVKVNEKLTKYTAIKNKYASSKLLTISTIPQLNSEIIKDLAASLL; from the exons ATGGCGCTGCAGGTGACACGCCGTGCCCCT ATCCGTAGAGGGACGGAGAATGCTGTGCCTGACCTTAGAAGTAAAGCAAAAACTCAAGTGACTGGCAAAAGGTCTGCTTTGGAGGAAATAGGAAATAAGTTTGCAACAAGAGGAACACACGTATCTAAG AAAACAGAATGCCTCAAAGCATCTCCAAAGCCTGTGAAAGCATCTAGCAAAGTGACAAATGGAACTGTACTGCCTAAAGCTCCAGCTGCTGTAAATGAAGCAAACAAAGAAACTGATGTTCCAAAG GCTATGTCTTCTGTCCCTATGGATGTGTCCATGCAGGAGGAGGATTTGTGCCAGGCCTTCTCTGATGTGCTGCTCAACAACATCGAAGACATCGATGCAGAGGACTCGGAGAACCCCCAGCTGTGTAGTGACTACGTGAAAGACATCTACCTGTACCTGAGGGAGCTCGAG ctgcagcagtcTGTCCGTCCGCGCTACCTGGACGGGAGGACGATCAACGGGCGCATGCGCGCCATCCTGGTGGACTGGCTCGTGCAGGTGCACTCGAGGTTCCGCCTCCTGCAGGAGACCCTCTACATGTGTGTGGCCATCATGGATCGCTTCCTGCAG AATCATCCAGTACCTCGCAAGAAGCTTCAGCTGGTGGGCGTAACAGCGATGCTTGTAGCTTCAAAATATGAAGAGATCTTGTGTCCTGATGTAGCAGACTTTGTTTATATTACTGACAATTCCTACACCAGTAGTGAAATTAGAGAAATGGAAATGATTATTCTTAAAGAATTAAACTTTGACCTGGGGCGACCTCTTCCAATTCACTTCTTAAGAAGAGCATCAAAAGCTGGGGAG GCCGATGCCAAGCAACACACTCTGGCAAAGTACCTGATGGAGCTGACCCTGGTAGACTATGACATGGTGCACCACCGGCCCTCAGAgattgcagctgctgccctgtgcctgtcTCAGAGGGTTCTGGGACATACCAAATGG GGTACAAAGCAGCAGTACTACACTGGCTATGCAGAAGACGGCCTTGTGATGACCATGAAACATATGGCCAAGAATGTAGTCAAAGTGAATGAGAAGTTAACAAAATACACG GCTATCAAGAACAAGTATGCAAGCAGCAAACTGCTGACCATCAGCACCATCCCTCAGCTGAACAGTGAGATCATCAAGGATCTGGCGGCATCGCTGCTGTGa